A stretch of the Desulfomonile tiedjei genome encodes the following:
- a CDS encoding TRC40/GET3/ArsA family transport-energizing ATPase, with translation MNTITIDMHKFMSDHPRMKYIFFGGKGGVGKTVMAGAAALWSAKQGRKTLLASTNPVHSLSNLFEQNVFGKPVVVCDEANCYAFEIDTRDTIERSKKEIREKINWFLKFADITTNADEFIESATMNPAFEESAMFENMMDLMFKDEYDFYVFDTAPTANARRLLGMSKVYALWVQKMLTSREEAKSLREMLSFSKKEEADPLMDYLLSFKDRMGHAKELLTDEALTAFFFVTLPESLPIAVITRFINWFHEFGIPVGGVVVNGVIPKKEVKEDAAEFVRNRVLMQDEHMEEIHRIFGDRVRSIIPLFETEVKGSEMLNRLVRHLFP, from the coding sequence GTGAACACGATTACAATCGATATGCACAAATTCATGAGCGATCATCCGCGAATGAAATACATCTTTTTCGGAGGAAAAGGAGGGGTCGGGAAGACTGTCATGGCCGGGGCCGCGGCGCTCTGGTCCGCGAAGCAGGGCAGGAAGACTTTGCTGGCCTCCACCAACCCTGTCCACAGCCTTTCCAACCTGTTCGAGCAAAATGTCTTCGGAAAACCGGTGGTTGTATGCGATGAAGCCAACTGTTACGCTTTTGAAATCGACACCCGCGACACCATTGAGCGTTCCAAGAAAGAAATTCGCGAGAAGATAAACTGGTTCCTCAAGTTCGCGGACATAACCACCAACGCGGATGAATTCATCGAATCCGCGACGATGAACCCCGCGTTCGAAGAATCAGCCATGTTCGAGAACATGATGGATCTCATGTTCAAGGATGAATACGACTTTTATGTTTTTGACACCGCGCCCACAGCGAACGCCAGGCGCCTTTTGGGAATGTCCAAAGTCTACGCACTTTGGGTCCAGAAGATGTTAACGAGCAGGGAAGAAGCGAAATCCTTGCGTGAAATGCTCTCATTCTCCAAGAAAGAGGAAGCCGACCCGCTCATGGATTACCTGCTCAGCTTCAAGGACAGAATGGGCCATGCAAAAGAATTGCTTACGGACGAAGCTCTCACGGCTTTTTTCTTTGTGACCCTGCCTGAAAGTCTTCCCATCGCGGTGATTACACGGTTCATAAACTGGTTCCATGAGTTTGGGATTCCTGTTGGCGGTGTAGTGGTAAACGGGGTCATCCCGAAAAAGGAAGTGAAGGAAGACGCGGCTGAGTTTGTCCGGAACCGCGTGCTGATGCAGGACGAACACATGGAGGAGATCCACCGAATATTCGGCGACCGGGTTCGTTCCATTATTCCGCTATTCGAAACCGAGGTTAAGGGATCGGAGATGTTGAATCGGCTTGTCCGTCACCTGTTCCCATGA
- a CDS encoding tetratricopeptide repeat protein, which produces MKDKVISEFRRLFWAARAEHVKQRPSADGDTPAHKKAMDYTLEHGLEWGEALLLASLNENRGKAEDALKLLDSAEKKIPATEKGYLWFLKGSAFQTLGRPDDAIKAYHEVLEDPEFDTPGKAWYNLGVALAEKGEHDEAIKAFRKAPGDPNYDTPGRAWYNLGFVLARKGEYDEAIKSYRKALEDPRLETPGKAWYNLGFVLARKGEYDEAIKAYHRALEDPNFDTPGKAWNNLGLVLADKGEYDEAIKAYHKALENPDFDIPGYAWNNLGVALKDKGNYDEAIKAFHKALEDPKNDTPGKAWNNLGLALKDRGKNEEAIDAFRQALEDPKLRKEEPWASRARSVVALLESGLRKESLSTDDRALLESKPSIGMQPTPEERILAKIEVAGETQYDKYWKRQDSDRDNVLSILRGWSSSVPLLEGSERVCSGGGYFLKWQGKGIVIDPGFDFLQNFHDAGYHGREIHAVLVSHNHSDHNFDLKSIDHLRYELDGVHRRLHKKGMVPYALVWDEETKTAVKFDVEKPKHQFKPVVFDTGRAETDRKIKDLHKLPFSVEYFPVRHAKEEVPNAVGIKLHLTSDDGSNLTIGYTGDTGFFKGLARDLVGCDLLVAHISQPTTKELLNPAARKKNHLGYRGLIELVKACKPKATLVSEFWAGLTDLRIDLVQAIRERTGTKAILPASIGMHIHLPSLEVQCTQCPKTVPFEKVRVAPPANRFGNLSYLCESCMIGG; this is translated from the coding sequence ATGAAGGACAAAGTCATTTCAGAATTCCGGCGACTGTTCTGGGCCGCTCGTGCCGAGCACGTGAAGCAGCGCCCTTCTGCCGACGGTGACACTCCTGCTCACAAGAAAGCTATGGACTACACGCTGGAGCATGGACTTGAATGGGGCGAAGCCCTTCTGCTCGCGAGCCTCAACGAAAATCGCGGCAAAGCCGAGGACGCGCTGAAGCTGCTTGACTCCGCGGAAAAGAAAATTCCGGCGACTGAAAAGGGCTATTTGTGGTTTCTCAAAGGGTCAGCATTTCAGACGCTAGGCCGCCCGGATGATGCAATCAAGGCTTACCACGAAGTGCTGGAAGATCCCGAGTTCGACACCCCGGGAAAAGCCTGGTACAACTTGGGCGTTGCGCTGGCGGAGAAGGGGGAGCACGACGAGGCCATCAAAGCGTTTCGCAAGGCCCCGGGCGATCCCAATTACGACACGCCGGGAAGAGCCTGGTACAACCTTGGCTTTGTGCTGGCGCGGAAAGGCGAGTACGACGAGGCTATAAAGAGTTACCGGAAGGCCTTGGAAGATCCCAGGTTAGAAACGCCGGGTAAAGCTTGGTACAACCTTGGCTTTGTGCTGGCGCGGAAGGGCGAGTACGACGAGGCGATCAAGGCTTATCACAGGGCCCTGGAAGATCCCAATTTCGACACGCCGGGCAAAGCATGGAACAACCTGGGCCTTGTGCTGGCAGACAAGGGTGAATACGACGAGGCGATCAAGGCTTATCACAAGGCCCTGGAAAATCCGGATTTCGACATTCCGGGTTACGCATGGAACAACCTGGGCGTTGCGCTGAAGGATAAGGGGAATTACGACGAGGCGATCAAGGCTTTTCATAAGGCCCTGGAAGATCCCAAGAACGACACGCCGGGTAAAGCATGGAACAACCTGGGCCTTGCGTTAAAAGACCGGGGCAAAAACGAGGAGGCGATTGACGCATTCCGACAGGCCCTTGAAGATCCCAAATTGCGGAAGGAAGAGCCTTGGGCATCACGGGCCAGGTCGGTTGTTGCGCTGTTGGAATCGGGACTACGGAAGGAGTCACTGAGCACGGATGACCGCGCTCTACTCGAAAGCAAACCTTCAATAGGCATGCAGCCTACGCCGGAAGAGCGCATACTTGCTAAGATAGAAGTAGCGGGGGAAACACAGTACGATAAGTACTGGAAAAGACAAGACTCCGATCGAGACAATGTGTTGAGTATTCTGCGGGGGTGGAGCAGTTCAGTGCCGCTGCTGGAGGGATCGGAGCGCGTGTGCAGCGGCGGAGGATATTTCCTTAAATGGCAAGGTAAAGGAATTGTCATCGACCCTGGATTTGATTTCTTACAGAATTTCCACGACGCAGGGTACCACGGTCGAGAAATCCACGCTGTTCTTGTAAGCCACAATCATTCAGACCACAACTTTGATCTCAAGAGCATAGATCATCTGCGGTACGAGCTTGATGGGGTCCACAGGCGGCTGCACAAGAAGGGAATGGTGCCTTATGCCCTGGTTTGGGATGAGGAAACAAAAACCGCTGTGAAGTTTGATGTTGAAAAGCCTAAACATCAATTCAAGCCCGTTGTTTTTGACACCGGGCGTGCCGAAACGGATCGCAAAATCAAAGATCTGCACAAGCTACCTTTTTCAGTAGAGTATTTCCCTGTCCGGCACGCGAAGGAAGAGGTTCCCAATGCGGTCGGTATTAAGCTACATCTTACCAGCGATGACGGTTCCAACCTCACCATCGGGTATACGGGAGACACGGGATTTTTCAAGGGATTAGCTCGCGATTTAGTCGGTTGCGATTTGCTGGTGGCCCACATCAGCCAGCCAACGACAAAGGAACTTTTGAACCCAGCAGCTCGAAAGAAGAACCACCTGGGCTACCGCGGTCTTATTGAGCTTGTTAAAGCCTGTAAACCGAAGGCCACTCTTGTGAGTGAGTTTTGGGCAGGCTTGACGGATCTGCGCATTGATCTCGTGCAAGCAATCCGAGAGCGGACGGGAACCAAAGCGATATTGCCCGCCTCGATTGGTATGCACATTCATTTACCAAGCTTGGAAGTCCAATGCACGCAGTGCCCCAAGACCGTGCCCTTTGAAAAAGTGCGCGTGGCGCCACCTGCGAACCGGTTCGGGAATTTATCGTACCTTTGTGAATCATGCATGATCGGCGGGTGA
- the era gene encoding GTPase Era, producing the protein MTTPDQSNAFRSGFIAVAGRPNVGKSTLVNRIMGQEVAIVTPKAQTTRHRITAIHTLPNVQMVFQDTPGFHDAKTPLNKSLVATAVKSLEEADVILLMVEPGEKIHDDDLRIIDLIKSARPPSVVAINKIDTVEPPTLLPLIDAFSKAHTFAAIVPISALNGSGVDDLVETLIALLPEGQPLFPEDEISDLPVRFFVSEIVREQIMKLTGEEIPYKTAVVVESFKEKEDLVVIHAEIHVERDSQKAILIGKNGTMIKRIGINARKKIEEFLERRVHLELFVKVSPRWTRDPYKLKEFGY; encoded by the coding sequence ATGACTACTCCCGACCAATCCAATGCTTTCCGTAGCGGCTTCATCGCGGTGGCCGGCCGCCCGAATGTAGGCAAATCAACCCTGGTTAATCGCATAATGGGCCAGGAAGTGGCAATTGTTACACCTAAGGCCCAGACAACCCGGCACCGCATCACCGCCATTCACACGCTGCCGAACGTCCAGATGGTGTTTCAGGATACTCCGGGGTTCCACGATGCCAAGACCCCTCTCAATAAGTCCCTGGTGGCCACCGCGGTCAAATCGCTCGAGGAAGCCGACGTAATCCTGTTGATGGTGGAGCCGGGAGAAAAGATCCACGACGATGATCTCCGAATCATAGACCTGATCAAATCCGCCCGCCCCCCCTCGGTCGTTGCGATCAACAAGATAGACACCGTCGAACCACCCACTCTTCTCCCGTTGATTGATGCATTTTCCAAAGCCCACACTTTCGCCGCCATTGTCCCCATAAGCGCCCTGAACGGGTCCGGGGTGGATGATTTAGTTGAGACCCTGATCGCGCTGCTGCCCGAAGGACAGCCGCTCTTTCCTGAGGATGAGATAAGCGATTTGCCGGTGAGGTTTTTTGTCTCCGAGATTGTGCGGGAACAGATTATGAAGCTTACCGGGGAAGAAATCCCTTACAAAACCGCTGTCGTGGTGGAATCCTTCAAGGAGAAGGAGGACCTGGTAGTAATTCACGCGGAAATTCACGTGGAAAGGGACAGCCAGAAAGCGATACTAATAGGGAAAAACGGTACGATGATAAAACGGATCGGGATTAATGCGCGCAAAAAAATCGAGGAATTTTTGGAGCGCCGCGTGCACCTTGAACTCTTCGTCAAAGTGAGCCCTCGCTGGACCCGCGACCCGTACAAGCTCAAAGAATTCGGATACTGA
- a CDS encoding metallophosphoesterase: MKRFAIFVPVFLLLISPALCGADDEIFRFAVFSDTRGQAKTAKCSDDNFGVSQVLEPIVNAVLATNRSLPIKLVLFPGDMMSGGWKRDAASVAECNKIQLLHWRETVKPLLDAGIGFSVTAGNHEVIARDESVPRKQCSEHASAYTPAEENFKVFREVLGDMLPGRGGPESDFGLTYSFDMNGCHFVVLTAYTMSQKNSFSEETLEWLARDLSEAKARGLITFVASHPPAFPGGGHMWDSLPFFDPEYTCDNLRGIDRRKDRDRFWDLLKKNNVAAYFCGHEHQIQVQEVEGVWHVVSAGLTTRLYPLNGSPWDKQRNTILYDGKFQNPRASIIWPWNETQKAYWGWCLVTVAGKKVTMEVFGSDVPPTKESDLKLLKSFTLTEGGS, encoded by the coding sequence ATGAAGCGCTTTGCCATTTTTGTACCTGTCTTTCTGCTGCTCATTTCTCCGGCCCTTTGCGGAGCAGATGACGAAATCTTTCGATTCGCGGTTTTCTCGGATACCCGCGGGCAAGCGAAAACCGCCAAATGCTCCGATGATAACTTCGGCGTTTCTCAAGTTTTGGAGCCGATAGTCAACGCCGTATTGGCAACGAATCGTTCACTACCCATAAAACTGGTCCTGTTCCCGGGAGACATGATGTCCGGCGGATGGAAGCGCGATGCTGCATCAGTCGCGGAGTGCAACAAGATTCAGCTTCTGCATTGGCGCGAAACAGTCAAGCCGCTTCTCGACGCGGGCATTGGGTTCTCGGTCACGGCGGGCAACCACGAAGTGATCGCAAGGGATGAATCGGTTCCTCGAAAGCAATGCTCAGAGCATGCGAGCGCATACACCCCCGCTGAAGAGAATTTCAAAGTTTTCAGAGAAGTCCTGGGTGACATGCTACCCGGCCGCGGCGGGCCGGAGTCCGATTTTGGATTAACCTACTCTTTTGACATGAACGGCTGTCATTTTGTGGTTCTCACCGCTTACACCATGTCTCAAAAAAACTCATTCTCCGAGGAGACCCTGGAATGGTTGGCCAGGGACTTGAGCGAAGCAAAGGCAAGAGGGTTGATCACTTTTGTTGCGTCCCACCCCCCGGCGTTTCCTGGTGGAGGGCATATGTGGGATTCGCTGCCTTTTTTCGACCCCGAGTACACCTGCGATAACCTGAGGGGCATTGATCGGCGCAAGGATAGGGACAGGTTCTGGGACCTTCTCAAGAAGAATAACGTGGCGGCTTATTTTTGCGGCCATGAGCACCAAATTCAGGTGCAGGAAGTGGAAGGTGTCTGGCATGTTGTTTCAGCCGGCCTGACTACTCGGCTGTATCCGCTCAATGGCTCGCCGTGGGACAAACAGCGCAACACGATTCTTTATGACGGGAAATTCCAGAACCCGCGGGCATCCATCATCTGGCCTTGGAATGAGACCCAAAAGGCCTATTGGGGCTGGTGTCTGGTAACTGTGGCTGGGAAGAAGGTCACGATGGAAGTCTTTGGCTCAGATGTTCCGCCCACGAAAGAATCCGATCTAAAGCTGCTCAAGTCCTTTACGCTAACCGAAGGAGGCTCCTAA
- a CDS encoding tetratricopeptide repeat protein has product MYSEAVEAHWKWDLNKAIRLYSRALVFDPNNARAYFNRGVAYRSKGDEERALADFNQAISRDPNIVDAFYGRGLIHLHKRVFDKAVEDMNRVLDLEPKHTGALRVRAEAETELGQFDQAVADLDEALKLYPQDTESYYLRATAYAGKKDTRAALADLNKAIEMNPKHARAYLKRGNLSLSEGKTKQAVADYDRTINQDPNNREAYNNRGWAQYLLGNLDSAVKDLSRALEIDPKFGQALSNRASVYLKMERNEDALADYTRLLSFQTSDPAIYVARGRILLTLNKPAEAIKDFDKALEKEPGSAPVASLRGEAKVLAGRHKEAIPDLDVALKADPTDVGVLWNRGTAYEALKAYDAAIKDFARAIEADPASASADMYYNLGKVLLLKADFDRAIQVMTRVIQMQPANGLAYANRGVAYKDKREYAKAAEDFRKALTLLDQPARVERVSALLKETQGLFRETLPPNPLHVLREEPTEEQTEPLRPPERGVEGRLW; this is encoded by the coding sequence TTGTACTCCGAAGCCGTGGAAGCCCACTGGAAATGGGATCTGAACAAGGCCATCCGCCTTTACAGCCGTGCACTGGTGTTCGATCCCAACAATGCCAGAGCCTACTTCAATCGCGGAGTAGCGTACCGGTCCAAGGGGGACGAGGAAAGGGCACTGGCGGACTTCAACCAGGCAATATCAAGGGACCCCAATATTGTTGACGCGTTCTACGGTCGGGGTCTCATTCATTTGCATAAGAGAGTCTTTGACAAGGCTGTGGAGGACATGAATCGCGTCCTGGATTTGGAGCCCAAACATACGGGCGCGCTGCGGGTCCGGGCCGAGGCCGAAACCGAATTAGGGCAATTCGATCAGGCTGTTGCAGACCTTGATGAGGCGCTCAAGCTTTATCCACAGGATACGGAATCTTACTATCTCCGGGCGACCGCGTACGCGGGCAAAAAGGACACACGGGCCGCTCTGGCTGATCTGAATAAGGCCATCGAGATGAATCCCAAACACGCGCGGGCGTACTTGAAACGGGGAAACCTCTCGCTGTCCGAGGGCAAGACAAAACAGGCGGTGGCGGATTACGATCGAACCATCAACCAGGACCCCAACAATCGAGAGGCCTACAACAATCGGGGCTGGGCTCAGTATTTACTTGGCAACCTTGATTCCGCGGTAAAGGACCTGTCCAGGGCCCTCGAAATCGACCCCAAGTTCGGCCAGGCTTTGTCAAACCGCGCGTCGGTGTATCTTAAGATGGAGCGCAATGAAGATGCGCTGGCAGATTATACTCGACTGTTGTCGTTTCAGACCTCCGATCCGGCCATTTATGTAGCTCGCGGCCGGATCCTGCTCACCTTGAACAAGCCCGCTGAAGCCATCAAGGACTTCGATAAGGCCCTTGAAAAGGAGCCCGGGTCTGCGCCCGTCGCTTCTTTGAGAGGAGAAGCAAAGGTGCTTGCAGGCCGCCACAAGGAGGCGATCCCGGATTTGGATGTTGCTTTGAAGGCTGATCCCACGGATGTGGGGGTCCTTTGGAACCGAGGGACGGCATACGAAGCTCTGAAGGCCTACGATGCTGCAATTAAGGACTTCGCTCGCGCCATAGAAGCCGACCCTGCGTCAGCCTCTGCCGATATGTACTACAACCTGGGAAAGGTCTTACTTTTGAAGGCCGACTTTGATCGAGCCATTCAAGTTATGACCAGGGTGATACAGATGCAGCCGGCGAATGGATTGGCATATGCTAATAGAGGAGTGGCGTACAAGGACAAACGTGAATACGCGAAGGCCGCGGAAGATTTTCGAAAAGCTCTCACGCTGCTGGACCAACCTGCCCGCGTGGAAAGGGTCAGCGCTCTGCTCAAAGAGACGCAGGGTCTGTTCCGCGAGACCCTACCCCCCAATCCGCTCCATGTACTCAGGGAAGAACCTACCGAAGAGCAGACTGAACCACTTCGCCCGCCTGAACGTGGCGTTGAAGGCCGCCTCTGGTAA
- the tmk gene encoding dTMP kinase, with translation MKRRFDDTVVAMLKRSPLFIVFEGIDGAGKSTQAKMLADRLAKAGVPVLLTAEPSDSPAGLAIKSMKTRPAVEEEARLFTEDRRHHVKRVIAPALREGRTVVCDRYVYSSVAYQGARGISPEAIISANRDFAIPADITFLIEIPVETALARIASERAGGFSPFELKENLMAVDAIYRVLNDPLIHRIDGVRPTDQIHELVLDVLGTLMEDRQAARLR, from the coding sequence GTGAAACGCCGCTTTGATGACACAGTCGTTGCCATGCTCAAACGCTCGCCCTTGTTCATCGTATTTGAAGGGATAGACGGGGCCGGAAAGTCCACCCAGGCAAAAATGCTAGCGGATCGGCTGGCCAAAGCCGGTGTTCCTGTTCTCCTGACCGCGGAACCTTCGGACAGTCCCGCGGGGCTTGCGATCAAATCCATGAAGACCCGGCCTGCTGTTGAAGAAGAAGCCAGGCTTTTCACCGAAGACCGCCGCCACCACGTTAAACGAGTCATAGCGCCCGCTTTGAGGGAAGGCCGCACGGTCGTGTGCGACCGGTATGTATATTCTTCGGTGGCTTACCAAGGAGCACGAGGCATAAGCCCTGAGGCAATTATTTCCGCAAACCGAGATTTTGCCATCCCTGCGGATATTACCTTTCTGATTGAAATCCCTGTGGAAACTGCTCTCGCACGAATCGCAAGCGAACGGGCCGGAGGGTTTTCTCCTTTTGAGCTGAAAGAAAACTTGATGGCTGTTGACGCAATTTATCGAGTGCTGAACGATCCGTTGATCCACCGAATCGACGGAGTGCGTCCGACAGACCAAATTCATGAATTGGTGCTCGATGTCCTAGGGACGCTGATGGAGGACCGCCAGGCCGCGCGACTGCGATAG
- a CDS encoding response regulator: MHNQFSLLIADRNRNVRDFLRREFVAEGYSVQLAKDDRELLDLINAGAEPDLLILDLEMPYAPGPDVLAQLQHCSPCLPVVVYTLLTDHAGNEAIQKAAAFLEKRGNNIEDLKAVVVQVLRKRYPGGPGIATRGRETTEEPAEEFHDPASK; the protein is encoded by the coding sequence ATGCATAATCAGTTTTCATTATTAATTGCCGACCGAAACCGAAACGTTCGCGATTTTCTCAGGCGTGAGTTTGTCGCCGAAGGATACTCCGTGCAACTGGCCAAAGACGATCGGGAATTACTGGACTTGATAAATGCGGGAGCAGAGCCTGATCTGCTGATCCTGGATCTGGAAATGCCTTATGCCCCAGGACCGGATGTTTTGGCGCAACTCCAGCATTGCAGCCCATGCCTGCCTGTCGTGGTATACACCTTGCTCACCGATCATGCAGGGAACGAGGCCATCCAGAAAGCAGCGGCGTTCCTGGAAAAAAGAGGCAACAACATCGAAGACCTCAAAGCGGTGGTGGTGCAGGTGCTCAGAAAACGGTATCCCGGTGGGCCTGGAATTGCCACGCGGGGCCGTGAAACAACCGAGGAACCAGCAGAAGAATTCCACGATCCGGCAAGCAAGTGA
- a CDS encoding endonuclease/exonuclease/phosphatase family protein produces the protein MSLKIMSWNVEHADRLVAASPSAHTEDRARRIRATIEEINPDLICMGEGPKGEQAIHDFCARILNGQWVPVLMRQDGDPLGARDAEYQTKGTQWIWFLVKEALRANCRLQSPEVWQSFVGANTWTVFLWGEEKPTRHSHYRHPQVLIYDLGNGRQIEFIGVHLKSKINQQRLIRDEDGNLTGEYLKEGIKARIKLATEARNIRGYISAKFEQLAQPGLVVMGDCNDGPGQDFFETNYLFFDLIGNVQGEVLIAERFFNHSLFDFPGHLRWSAKYKDEVVGIPASQNPLLLDHILISQPLCRGQLPLIVNEHAGQVEHEAYERHNAGSNTSTRTSDHRPVSCQLDSNV, from the coding sequence ATGTCTTTGAAAATTATGAGTTGGAACGTCGAGCATGCCGACAGACTGGTTGCGGCAAGTCCCTCAGCACACACGGAAGATCGAGCGCGACGCATCCGAGCAACAATCGAAGAGATCAATCCCGATCTTATCTGCATGGGAGAAGGACCCAAAGGGGAACAGGCCATTCACGATTTCTGCGCCCGGATCCTCAACGGCCAATGGGTGCCGGTCCTCATGCGGCAAGACGGCGATCCCCTTGGGGCGCGGGATGCCGAGTATCAAACCAAAGGAACACAATGGATATGGTTCCTCGTGAAAGAGGCCCTTCGAGCGAACTGTAGGCTCCAATCCCCGGAAGTGTGGCAGTCCTTCGTCGGCGCTAACACATGGACCGTTTTCCTCTGGGGTGAAGAGAAACCGACACGCCACTCTCATTATCGGCACCCCCAGGTGCTCATTTACGACCTTGGAAACGGCCGACAAATCGAGTTCATCGGCGTGCATTTGAAGTCCAAGATAAACCAGCAGCGCCTTATTCGCGACGAAGACGGCAACCTAACGGGTGAATACCTGAAGGAAGGCATCAAAGCCCGCATAAAGCTCGCAACCGAAGCACGCAATATTCGAGGTTACATAAGTGCGAAATTCGAGCAGCTCGCGCAGCCGGGCCTGGTCGTAATGGGCGACTGCAACGACGGCCCCGGTCAAGATTTCTTTGAGACGAATTATTTATTCTTTGATCTGATCGGCAACGTCCAGGGCGAGGTGCTGATTGCCGAGCGGTTTTTCAACCATTCCTTGTTCGATTTTCCCGGCCATTTGCGATGGTCGGCCAAGTACAAAGATGAAGTGGTCGGCATCCCCGCGTCACAGAACCCGTTATTACTGGATCACATTCTCATTAGTCAGCCTCTGTGTCGCGGTCAGCTCCCTTTAATTGTCAATGAACACGCGGGGCAGGTCGAACACGAAGCGTATGAAAGACACAACGCGGGTTCGAACACCAGCACTCGGACAAGCGACCACAGGCCGGTGTCTTGCCAGCTGGACAGCAATGTCTGA
- a CDS encoding DUF362 domain-containing protein — protein MSKTKVAVVRYQTPLESVRKAVELCRGLDHVPAGASVFIKPNIVFWTQSVEFPKWGVITTSRVIHDMVVLLKERGIDRITIGEGTVVYNPKDKETAAHSHEILGYNALKKRYGVQVLNVLERPFEKVRLADDLELKFNADYLHSDFVVNIPVMKTHAQAVVSLGIKNLKGMIDVNSRKKCHSPDLEKDLHYTVSKLMKTLPPSFTIIDGIYTNERGPGFDGKIRRSDLLVASPNVLAADKVGATILGHEPSKVPHLVHAAKDANMPIDLSDVEVVGEKIENVAMRLEHAFKYNEAGTLPLPMEKMGIKGLAYPKYDLTICTYCSILTGMTLTAVAYAWKGQAWDNVEILTGKLMKPTPGKKTVLIGKCLYEANKDNPDIGKMISVKTCPPSPDAVVKALHQVGVEVNPEIFKHMDMAPGFFTKKYEGKPEFDESFFRIE, from the coding sequence ATGAGCAAAACCAAAGTAGCGGTAGTGCGCTATCAGACCCCGCTGGAATCGGTGAGAAAGGCCGTTGAATTGTGCCGAGGACTCGATCACGTCCCGGCAGGGGCAAGCGTTTTCATTAAACCTAACATCGTTTTCTGGACGCAGTCGGTGGAATTCCCCAAGTGGGGGGTCATTACAACGTCTAGAGTCATTCATGACATGGTGGTCCTGCTCAAAGAGCGCGGAATTGACCGCATCACAATTGGTGAAGGGACAGTGGTCTACAATCCGAAGGACAAAGAGACTGCTGCTCACTCCCATGAAATCCTGGGCTACAATGCCTTGAAGAAGCGTTACGGAGTCCAGGTTTTGAATGTCTTAGAAAGGCCTTTTGAAAAGGTCCGCCTCGCCGATGACCTGGAGCTTAAATTTAATGCGGACTACTTGCACAGCGACTTTGTCGTCAATATTCCGGTCATGAAAACCCACGCGCAGGCTGTGGTAAGCCTGGGTATCAAGAACCTCAAAGGCATGATCGACGTCAACTCTCGGAAAAAATGTCATTCCCCGGACCTTGAAAAAGACCTTCACTATACGGTCTCGAAACTGATGAAGACCCTTCCTCCTTCATTCACGATCATTGACGGGATTTATACGAACGAGCGCGGCCCCGGGTTTGACGGCAAGATACGGCGCAGCGATCTGCTGGTTGCGTCGCCGAACGTCTTGGCCGCGGACAAAGTGGGCGCCACGATCCTGGGACACGAGCCCTCCAAGGTTCCTCACCTGGTTCATGCCGCAAAGGACGCCAATATGCCCATCGATCTCTCGGACGTGGAAGTCGTGGGGGAGAAGATTGAGAACGTGGCCATGCGCCTTGAGCACGCGTTTAAGTACAACGAAGCCGGCACATTGCCCTTGCCCATGGAAAAGATGGGCATAAAGGGACTCGCGTACCCGAAATACGATCTTACTATCTGTACGTATTGTTCCATTTTGACCGGGATGACCCTGACGGCTGTCGCTTATGCCTGGAAGGGACAAGCGTGGGATAATGTTGAAATCCTGACAGGAAAACTGATGAAGCCCACCCCCGGCAAGAAGACCGTTCTTATAGGAAAGTGCCTTTACGAAGCGAACAAGGATAACCCGGATATCGGGAAGATGATAAGTGTCAAGACATGCCCGCCCTCGCCGGACGCAGTAGTTAAGGCGCTTCATCAGGTCGGCGTCGAAGTGAACCCTGAAATATTCAAGCATATGGACATGGCGCCGGGTTTCTTCACGAAAAAATATGAAGGTAAACCGGAGTTCGATGAATCGTTCTTCAGAATTGAATAG
- the tatA gene encoding twin-arginine translocase TatA/TatE family subunit: MFGLGMPELLLILLIVVIIFGAKRIPEIMGGIGKGIKTFKRSMEEETPPPPPAGSNEVPKEKIEPK; encoded by the coding sequence ATGTTTGGTCTTGGTATGCCGGAATTGCTCCTGATTCTACTCATAGTGGTGATAATCTTCGGGGCCAAAAGGATTCCGGAGATTATGGGCGGCATAGGAAAAGGGATCAAGACTTTCAAGAGAAGCATGGAAGAGGAAACACCTCCGCCCCCGCCCGCAGGATCCAATGAAGTTCCCAAGGAAAAGATCGAGCCGAAATAG